From the genome of Nocardia sp. NBC_01503, one region includes:
- a CDS encoding 3-oxoacyl-ACP synthase III family protein: MSTVSLLDVAGYLPETIVPADYFAQYADAEDITSNIMFKSPKFRHHIAPGESAADMAERAVAPLLDRHGRDVLRDIDILIVHTQLPETAIVGNGGEVAARLGINPEWLIDLHNGGCAAFVHAMKLARQILISTDAKSALIVNIQNAAGQVFTQEQVRGKPQAAIPGDGAGAGLLVKSDISPILDIETRHLPEFAGQMTVLADPPRKYWEAGPGQMHVGFTESKIAKVLGRGNRIVPEVASQVCKRLGVASTELDLLVTNQPNRAFLRNWRDALQLPPEKHPDTFDECGNLFGAGIPVTFDRAIDEGRVSAGSLVMFAGFAHAGDFAAAAAVRWGGR; the protein is encoded by the coding sequence ATGAGCACCGTCAGCCTGCTCGACGTCGCCGGGTACCTACCCGAAACCATTGTTCCCGCAGACTATTTCGCGCAGTACGCGGATGCGGAGGACATCACCTCGAACATCATGTTCAAGTCGCCCAAGTTCCGGCATCACATCGCGCCGGGGGAATCGGCGGCCGATATGGCCGAGCGCGCGGTGGCCCCGCTGCTGGACCGGCACGGGCGAGATGTATTGCGCGATATCGATATTCTGATCGTGCACACCCAGCTGCCGGAGACCGCCATCGTCGGCAATGGCGGTGAGGTCGCCGCGCGACTGGGCATCAATCCGGAGTGGCTCATCGATCTGCACAATGGCGGCTGCGCGGCGTTCGTGCACGCCATGAAGCTGGCCCGGCAGATTCTGATCAGCACCGATGCCAAATCCGCGCTCATCGTGAATATTCAGAATGCCGCCGGACAGGTCTTCACCCAGGAGCAGGTGCGCGGAAAACCACAGGCCGCCATACCCGGTGACGGTGCCGGCGCGGGACTGCTGGTGAAATCCGATATCTCGCCGATCCTGGATATCGAGACCCGGCATCTGCCCGAGTTCGCCGGGCAGATGACCGTGCTCGCCGATCCGCCCCGCAAGTACTGGGAGGCCGGGCCGGGCCAGATGCATGTCGGCTTCACCGAATCCAAGATCGCCAAGGTGCTCGGGCGCGGCAATCGGATCGTGCCGGAGGTGGCCTCGCAGGTGTGCAAGCGGCTCGGCGTCGCCTCCACCGAACTGGATCTGCTGGTCACCAATCAGCCCAATCGCGCCTTCCTGCGCAATTGGCGTGACGCCCTGCAGTTGCCGCCGGAGAAGCATCCGGACACCTTCGACGAATGCGGAAACCTGTTCGGCGCGGGGATTCCCGTCACCTTCGACCGGGCGATCGATGAGGGCCGCGTCTCGGCCGGATCACTGGTGATGTTCGCCGGATTCGCGCACGCGGGCGACTTCGCGGCCGCCGCCGCGGTGCGCTGGGGCGGGCGCTGA
- a CDS encoding ferredoxin--NADP reductase translates to MNARAHRIKVREVVSETAEAVSLVFDIPEDLTRRFAYAPGQFLTVQVPSTRTGSVARCYSLSSSPHCDDRPTVTVKRTPGGYASNWICDNIEAGSILTVLEPAGNFVPRTWNRDLLLCAAGSGITPVISILKSALSMGRSRIVLLYANRDRGSIIFARQLRELVRRDPRRLTVLHWLESERGIPSARGLAGLVKPYRGYEVYLCGPTGFALVTKQALAQSRISARDIRQEEYRSLTENPFEQPAPAPVVTTTVRPAGDIASVRVEIEGRTHQLPWPRGKKLLDLLLEHGIDAPYVCRESACGTCVCRVERGRTRMLMNEALIDEELDLGLTLACQTLPESDELHITFDQ, encoded by the coding sequence ATGAACGCACGCGCCCACCGGATCAAGGTGCGCGAGGTTGTCAGCGAGACCGCCGAGGCGGTCTCGCTGGTCTTCGATATTCCGGAGGACCTCACCCGCCGATTCGCCTACGCCCCTGGACAATTCCTCACCGTGCAGGTGCCCAGCACCCGCACCGGATCCGTGGCGCGCTGCTATTCGCTCTCCAGCAGCCCGCACTGTGATGACCGGCCCACCGTGACGGTCAAGCGCACCCCCGGTGGATACGCCTCCAACTGGATCTGCGACAACATCGAGGCCGGATCGATTCTCACGGTGCTCGAACCCGCGGGAAACTTCGTGCCGCGCACCTGGAATCGCGATCTGCTGCTCTGTGCGGCGGGCAGCGGTATCACCCCGGTCATCTCCATTCTCAAATCGGCATTGAGTATGGGCCGGTCGAGAATCGTGCTGCTGTACGCCAATCGCGACCGGGGATCGATCATCTTCGCCCGCCAGTTGCGGGAGCTGGTGCGGCGCGATCCGCGGCGGCTCACCGTGCTGCACTGGTTGGAGTCCGAACGCGGTATACCGAGCGCGCGCGGGCTCGCGGGCCTGGTCAAACCGTATCGCGGCTACGAGGTGTACCTCTGCGGGCCAACCGGTTTCGCCCTGGTCACCAAACAGGCCCTGGCACAATCACGGATATCCGCGCGCGATATCCGCCAGGAGGAGTACCGCTCACTGACGGAGAACCCGTTCGAGCAGCCCGCACCCGCACCGGTGGTCACGACCACCGTTCGGCCCGCCGGGGATATCGCCAGTGTGCGGGTCGAGATCGAGGGACGGACCCATCAGCTGCCGTGGCCGCGCGGGAAGAAGCTGTTGGACCTCCTGCTCGAACACGGTATCGACGCACCGTACGTCTGCCGGGAATCCGCCTGCGGGACATGTGTTTGTCGCGTGGAACGGGGTCGAACGCGCATGCTGATGAATGAGGCCCTCATCGACGAGGAGCTCGACCTGGGACTCACCCTGGCCTGCCAGACCCTGCCCGAATCCGACGAACTGCACATCACCTTCGATCAGTAA
- a CDS encoding MFS transporter: MPRTTRITVMLLFAAWVVDYIDRTVINFALPDIGSDLGLDHTQQGLLISVFFLAYAIVQVPGGLLADRYGALKVGTIGLIAWSVFTGLTAVAWSFTVLLGVRFLFGLVQGVFPAAAIKALSERSEPEQRTTATGWTNSSNAVGILAAAIISGILLPTVGWRVMFALISVLGVAVIFAWRRWMPEPLPQDMTLVDEKAEAADRRAVLFSPALLGYAAIFFGYDVLVWGVTAWTPTFLHEERGLSLTLVAIAAVPSTLAAAAGVVLGARLSDRLGGRPRVIVVPAMTFTAIMLFVLPRMQPFPLFVLVGTVMSLAAGMAFMPAFSVPLRALHSAYMGAASGVIIFGGQLAGVLSPLIFGVVTDHVSYTTAFETMAVGPLLSIVAALLVPQTAPEFRAKVARRAGAAVPTKESLT, encoded by the coding sequence ATGCCACGCACCACCCGGATAACCGTCATGCTGTTGTTCGCGGCCTGGGTCGTCGATTACATCGACCGGACCGTGATCAACTTCGCGCTGCCCGATATCGGCAGCGATCTGGGGCTGGACCATACCCAGCAGGGCCTGCTCATCTCGGTGTTCTTCCTGGCGTACGCGATCGTGCAGGTGCCGGGCGGGCTGCTGGCGGACCGCTACGGTGCGCTGAAGGTCGGCACCATCGGTCTGATCGCCTGGTCGGTCTTCACCGGCTTGACCGCTGTCGCATGGTCTTTCACGGTGCTGCTGGGTGTGCGCTTCCTGTTCGGACTGGTGCAGGGCGTCTTCCCGGCGGCCGCCATCAAAGCGCTCTCCGAGCGCTCGGAGCCGGAGCAGCGCACCACCGCGACCGGCTGGACCAACTCCTCCAACGCGGTCGGCATTCTGGCGGCCGCGATCATCTCCGGAATCCTGCTGCCGACGGTGGGCTGGCGCGTCATGTTCGCGCTCATCTCGGTTCTCGGCGTGGCGGTGATCTTCGCGTGGCGGCGGTGGATGCCCGAGCCGCTGCCGCAGGATATGACGCTCGTCGATGAAAAGGCGGAGGCGGCCGATCGGCGCGCGGTGCTGTTCTCCCCTGCCCTGCTCGGCTATGCCGCGATCTTCTTCGGCTACGACGTGCTGGTGTGGGGTGTGACCGCGTGGACGCCGACCTTCCTGCACGAGGAGCGCGGGTTGTCGCTGACGCTGGTCGCCATAGCGGCGGTACCGTCGACCCTGGCCGCGGCGGCCGGGGTGGTGCTGGGCGCGCGCTTGTCCGATCGCCTGGGCGGGCGGCCACGGGTCATCGTGGTCCCGGCCATGACCTTCACCGCGATCATGCTGTTCGTACTGCCGCGGATGCAGCCGTTTCCGCTCTTCGTCCTGGTCGGCACCGTCATGAGCTTGGCCGCCGGGATGGCCTTCATGCCCGCGTTCTCGGTACCGCTGCGCGCGTTGCACAGCGCCTATATGGGCGCGGCCAGTGGTGTGATCATCTTCGGCGGTCAACTGGCCGGTGTGCTCAGTCCACTGATCTTCGGTGTGGTGACCGATCATGTGTCGTACACAACGGCTTTCGAAACCATGGCCGTCGGCCCGCTACTGAGCATTGTGGCGGCGCTGCTGGTCCCGCAGACCGCACCGGAGTTCCGGGCGAAGGTGGCCCGGCGGGCCGGTGCGGCCGTACCCACGAAGGAGAGTCTCACGTGA
- a CDS encoding MarR family winged helix-turn-helix transcriptional regulator, translating to MTAAYRPFLEEMNLTYPQYLVLLTLWERPGITMKELGEHVHLDYGTLSPLVQRLTANGLVESVRSATDGRAVVLHATAASARLQPAAQRMIHAVLESVGLPLADIEALRDRVNALGTRLEAMVAAARIR from the coding sequence ATGACCGCTGCCTACCGTCCCTTTCTCGAAGAAATGAATCTCACCTATCCGCAGTACCTGGTGCTGCTGACCCTGTGGGAGCGACCGGGAATCACCATGAAAGAGCTGGGCGAACACGTCCACCTCGACTACGGAACACTGTCTCCGCTGGTACAGCGGTTGACCGCGAACGGTCTCGTCGAGAGTGTGCGCAGTGCGACCGACGGGCGGGCGGTGGTGCTGCACGCGACCGCCGCCAGCGCTCGATTGCAGCCCGCGGCGCAGCGCATGATCCACGCGGTCCTCGAATCGGTCGGGCTGCCGCTCGCCGATATCGAGGCGCTGCGGGACCGGGTCAATGCCTTGGGTACCCGCCTCGAAGCCATGGTGGCGGCCGCCCGCATCCGTTGA
- a CDS encoding thiamine pyrophosphate-binding protein, with protein sequence MSERGVVGHTVADVIVTRLGAYTDHVFGVGGANIEDLYDAVQRRPDLLTGIVAKHEFGAATMADGYARATNRLGVVAATSGGGAMNLLAALTESYDSRVPVLALVGQAPTGLEGRGAFQDTSGGMGRLDARQIFGAVSRYCVKVARPQHIHAEIERAVEAALGGGPAVLLLPKDIQAAIAPGGSWPVHREADPVPMPWQVDVRAAGQLAEAAELVAAAAGQGPAVIIAGPEIARADARAELAALAVALDATVLVTPDAKDAFPNRHPRFAGVTGIMGHPHAPDLIATAAVCVLAGTPLTMTARAGLDTALAACPRVLHLGTDEPFVPVRVRVPGSLRRRLLELSARATRPGFGAAQSNRQPLPELQPPPAHGPGIRYRDAVRAVSARLEPGTDVVADAGNTGAAVVHHLPVPDGGRFLIALGMGGMGYSFGAGIGSALGRGRRTFVIAGDGAYFMHGHEVHTAVEYQAPVTFVIFNNNAHAMCVTREQLYYTGDYSYNRFRPARIGAGVAAMFPQLPAYTAATLDELENALDKTRDDAGPVFIEILCDPDELPPFAPFLKEPLA encoded by the coding sequence GTGAGCGAACGCGGAGTAGTCGGCCACACCGTCGCGGACGTCATCGTCACGCGCCTCGGCGCCTACACCGATCACGTCTTCGGCGTGGGCGGGGCGAATATCGAAGACCTTTACGATGCGGTGCAGCGCCGCCCGGATCTACTCACCGGCATTGTCGCCAAACACGAATTCGGTGCCGCCACCATGGCGGACGGATACGCCCGCGCCACCAATCGGCTCGGCGTGGTGGCGGCGACCTCCGGCGGCGGGGCGATGAATCTGCTTGCGGCGCTGACGGAATCGTACGATTCCCGGGTTCCGGTGCTGGCGCTGGTCGGCCAGGCGCCGACCGGACTGGAGGGGCGCGGCGCGTTCCAGGACACCAGCGGTGGCATGGGCCGACTCGACGCTCGGCAGATCTTCGGCGCGGTCAGCCGGTACTGCGTGAAAGTGGCTCGGCCGCAGCATATTCACGCCGAAATAGAGCGAGCCGTCGAGGCCGCCCTCGGCGGTGGACCGGCGGTGCTGTTGCTGCCCAAGGATATTCAGGCGGCCATCGCGCCGGGCGGCTCCTGGCCCGTGCACCGCGAAGCCGATCCCGTCCCGATGCCGTGGCAGGTCGATGTGCGCGCGGCCGGTCAACTCGCCGAGGCCGCCGAACTGGTCGCCGCCGCGGCCGGACAGGGGCCCGCGGTGATCATCGCCGGACCCGAGATCGCCCGCGCCGACGCGCGCGCCGAGCTCGCGGCCCTGGCCGTGGCGCTGGACGCCACGGTCCTGGTCACCCCCGATGCGAAAGACGCCTTCCCGAACCGGCATCCGCGTTTCGCCGGAGTCACCGGCATCATGGGGCATCCGCACGCGCCGGACCTGATCGCCACGGCAGCGGTGTGTGTACTCGCCGGAACGCCGCTGACCATGACCGCGCGGGCCGGGCTCGATACCGCGCTGGCCGCCTGCCCTCGCGTACTGCACCTGGGTACGGATGAGCCCTTCGTGCCCGTCCGGGTACGCGTGCCCGGCTCGCTGCGGCGGCGCTTGCTGGAGCTGTCGGCGCGTGCCACGCGGCCTGGATTCGGGGCGGCGCAGTCGAACCGGCAGCCGCTGCCGGAGCTGCAACCACCACCGGCGCATGGCCCCGGCATCCGTTATCGCGATGCGGTGCGGGCTGTTTCGGCTCGCCTGGAGCCCGGTACGGATGTGGTCGCCGATGCGGGCAATACCGGCGCCGCTGTCGTACACCATCTTCCCGTTCCCGATGGTGGCCGCTTCCTCATCGCCCTCGGTATGGGCGGTATGGGTTACTCGTTCGGCGCGGGTATCGGCAGCGCGCTCGGCCGCGGCCGCCGCACCTTCGTCATCGCCGGGGACGGTGCGTATTTCATGCACGGTCACGAGGTGCACACGGCGGTCGAGTATCAGGCCCCGGTCACCTTCGTCATCTTCAACAACAATGCGCACGCCATGTGCGTCACCCGCGAACAGCTCTATTACACGGGCGATTACAGCTACAACCGCTTCCGTCCCGCGCGGATCGGCGCGGGCGTGGCTGCCATGTTCCCGCAGCTGCCCGCCTACACCGCGGCCACCCTCGACGAACTCGAGAACGCCCTGGACAAGACCCGCGATGACGCGGGTCCGGTCTTCATCGAAATCCTCTGCGACCCAGATGAACTCCCGCCTTTCGCCCCCTTCCTGAAGGAGCCCCTCGCATGA
- a CDS encoding Lrp/AsnC family transcriptional regulator: MTENMAKSLDIAISNGLMPDSAAATAGFGELDLDLVNALQIDPRASWTRIGASLGVDATTAARRWQRLTDAGLAWITAYPPGLAVIGYLRLHCRADALAVISERVCAMECVFSVERTGGHCQLNLSVAAEDAAALDDLAVRVLGALPGVREIDIAVGTRIYIEGGHWRPGALDPAQRTLLAEDQRRTPPVPFRPRAGDLELMVALGPDGRRSVADLAQDTGLSETTVRRRLADMTRSGRLQIRCDFAQQSAGWSININYWIRLSAGELGAFAAELAQWPEIRLCAAATGASNVLVIAWLRSQHECILLENRLLQSFPNLHITERQLTLRALKRMGRLLAPNGSAVGHIPFGVWATPVA; this comes from the coding sequence ATGACCGAGAATATGGCGAAATCGCTGGATATCGCCATATCGAATGGACTCATGCCGGATTCCGCCGCCGCGACGGCGGGATTCGGTGAGCTCGATCTGGATCTGGTGAACGCGCTGCAGATCGATCCGCGCGCGTCGTGGACCAGGATCGGGGCCTCGCTCGGCGTGGACGCCACCACGGCGGCGCGACGCTGGCAGCGGCTCACCGACGCCGGGCTGGCGTGGATCACCGCGTATCCGCCCGGACTCGCGGTCATCGGGTACCTGCGCCTGCACTGCCGGGCGGATGCGCTGGCGGTGATCTCCGAACGGGTCTGCGCCATGGAGTGCGTCTTCTCTGTGGAGCGCACCGGCGGGCACTGTCAACTGAATCTGTCGGTGGCCGCCGAAGACGCTGCCGCACTGGATGATCTGGCGGTGCGTGTACTCGGCGCGCTGCCGGGGGTGCGCGAGATCGATATCGCGGTGGGTACGCGGATCTATATCGAGGGCGGGCATTGGCGGCCGGGTGCCCTCGATCCGGCGCAGCGCACCCTGCTCGCCGAGGATCAGCGCCGTACCCCGCCGGTGCCGTTCCGGCCGCGCGCGGGGGATCTCGAGTTGATGGTCGCGCTCGGGCCGGACGGCCGGCGCAGCGTCGCCGATCTGGCCCAGGACACCGGACTCAGTGAGACAACCGTGCGCCGCCGTCTCGCCGATATGACGAGATCCGGGCGTCTGCAGATTCGCTGTGACTTCGCGCAGCAGTCCGCGGGCTGGTCGATCAATATCAACTACTGGATCCGGCTGTCCGCCGGTGAACTCGGCGCGTTCGCCGCCGAACTCGCGCAATGGCCCGAGATCCGGCTCTGCGCCGCCGCTACCGGTGCCAGTAATGTGCTGGTCATCGCCTGGCTGCGCTCGCAGCACGAATGCATCCTCCTGGAAAACCGTCTGCTGCAAAGTTTTCCGAATCTGCACATTACCGAGCGCCAGTTAACCCTGCGTGCCCTCAAACGTATGGGCAGACTGCTGGCACCGAATGGATCGGCGGTGGGGCATATCCCCTTCGGTGTTTGGGCCACGCCGGTCGCATAG
- a CDS encoding serine hydrolase domain-containing protein, with translation MLTLPEGIRGSADPRFTAPVRAFARLFARYVRTGGALSVRLRGEPVVRIWTGTADAAGEVPWQEDTSALTFSTTKGITSLVVHRLADRGLLDYDTPVAEYWPEFAAGGKHSITVRDLLAHRAGLSDLRRVLEQPGDVLDHVLMEQRMAAATPDWTRGLPVYHAVTFGWLLGGLCRAVTGQSMAELYRTELAEPLGITGLSLGRPADDARVAELVGPSLDLTGTRLGKPITAAAVRVPIVGKIISSMHFTDGERALSGPIPELSYSENGAATGVFTADAIASVYSVLADDGCRGDTRLLSPGTTRALIRSTNTSPDPNRLTFWHLGYHPFPTVGAPRALGHMGLGGSGGWADPDSGLSVGFVHNRLDLVRLPLDMTLMSLLLPSVVRAASTAQRGEKATRAA, from the coding sequence ATGCTCACTCTGCCCGAAGGAATCCGCGGTTCCGCGGACCCGCGCTTCACCGCCCCCGTCCGTGCCTTCGCCCGCCTGTTCGCCCGCTATGTCCGCACCGGCGGCGCGCTCTCGGTGCGGCTGCGAGGTGAACCGGTGGTGCGGATCTGGACCGGAACCGCCGATGCGGCGGGCGAGGTCCCGTGGCAGGAGGACACCAGCGCGCTCACCTTCTCCACCACCAAGGGCATCACCTCGCTGGTCGTACACCGCCTGGCCGATCGCGGGCTGCTCGACTACGACACCCCGGTCGCGGAGTACTGGCCCGAATTCGCCGCCGGGGGAAAGCACTCCATCACCGTGCGCGATCTGCTCGCACACCGTGCCGGACTCTCCGATCTGCGCCGGGTGCTCGAGCAGCCCGGCGATGTCCTCGACCATGTGCTGATGGAGCAGCGGATGGCCGCGGCGACGCCGGACTGGACGCGCGGCCTGCCGGTCTATCACGCGGTGACCTTCGGCTGGCTGCTCGGCGGGCTCTGCCGTGCGGTCACCGGGCAGAGTATGGCCGAGCTCTATCGCACCGAACTCGCTGAACCACTGGGCATTACCGGACTGAGCCTCGGCCGTCCCGCCGATGACGCCCGGGTCGCCGAGCTGGTCGGCCCGAGCCTCGATCTCACCGGAACCCGGCTGGGCAAACCGATTACCGCCGCGGCCGTCCGAGTTCCCATCGTGGGCAAGATAATCAGCTCCATGCACTTCACCGACGGTGAACGAGCGTTGAGCGGGCCGATTCCGGAGCTCTCCTACTCCGAGAACGGCGCCGCCACCGGTGTATTCACCGCCGATGCCATTGCGAGCGTCTACTCCGTTCTCGCCGATGACGGCTGTCGCGGCGACACCCGCCTGCTCTCCCCGGGCACCACGCGGGCCCTCATCCGCTCCACCAACACCAGCCCCGACCCGAACCGCCTCACCTTCTGGCATCTGGGCTATCACCCGTTCCCGACGGTCGGAGCACCCCGCGCCCTCGGTCATATGGGCCTGGGCGGCTCCGGCGGCTGGGCCGATCCCGACTCCGGCCTCTCGGTCGGCTTCGTCCACAACCGCCTCGACCTGGTCCGACTACCCTTGGACATGACCCTCATGTCCCTGCTGCTGCCCTCGGTCGTTCGGGCGGCTTCCACCGCACAGCGCGGCGAAAAAGCCACTCGCGCAGCCTGA
- a CDS encoding amidohydrolase produces MTEHWQQVYRQLHMHPELSGQEVGTASLVAEELRALEGWEVTTEVGGTGVVGVLQGGPGPVIWLRADMDGLPVQEDTGLEYASRTAGVMHACGHDTHVAALLGACAQLSADRPAGTVVAIFQPAEETGAGAQRMLDDRLLERFPKPTIVLGQHVAPLPAGLAISKSGPIMAASDSIRVKFTGRGGHGSQPHLAVDPLLMAASFVVRMQSLTSRQAAVPSGPVLVAGSLHAGTRPNIIADTSELLLTLRTFSDSSRDAMLADIQRLAQTEAEAAGAPVPPEVAPYDHFPVTVNTDGDTERIMATLTEAGVPVLPLTHPLTGSEDFGTFGTAAGCPSVFWHIGGIDPTRFTEADQALMLAEHTIPPRFPSNHSPRFAPDPAQTLPAMITAMVTAARAELARTS; encoded by the coding sequence ATGACCGAGCACTGGCAGCAGGTCTACCGGCAGCTGCATATGCATCCGGAGCTCTCCGGCCAGGAGGTCGGCACCGCGAGCCTGGTGGCCGAGGAGCTGCGCGCACTGGAGGGCTGGGAGGTGACCACGGAAGTCGGTGGGACCGGCGTGGTCGGCGTACTCCAGGGCGGGCCCGGACCGGTGATCTGGCTGCGCGCGGATATGGACGGATTGCCGGTGCAGGAGGACACCGGACTCGAATACGCCTCGCGCACAGCGGGAGTCATGCACGCCTGTGGGCACGATACGCATGTCGCGGCACTGCTCGGGGCCTGTGCGCAGCTCTCGGCCGATCGGCCCGCCGGGACCGTGGTGGCGATCTTCCAGCCCGCCGAGGAGACCGGTGCGGGCGCGCAGCGCATGCTGGATGACCGTCTGCTGGAACGCTTTCCAAAGCCCACGATCGTGCTGGGCCAGCATGTGGCGCCGCTGCCCGCCGGGCTCGCGATCAGCAAGAGCGGGCCGATCATGGCGGCCTCGGACTCGATTCGGGTGAAGTTCACCGGACGCGGCGGGCACGGTTCGCAGCCGCATCTGGCGGTGGATCCACTGCTGATGGCGGCCTCGTTCGTGGTGCGTATGCAGTCGCTGACCTCCCGGCAGGCGGCGGTGCCATCCGGGCCGGTGCTGGTGGCGGGATCGCTGCACGCCGGGACGCGGCCGAATATCATTGCCGATACCTCCGAATTGCTGCTCACCCTGCGGACATTCAGTGATTCCTCGCGGGATGCGATGCTCGCCGATATTCAGCGCCTGGCGCAGACCGAGGCCGAGGCGGCGGGTGCGCCGGTACCGCCGGAGGTCGCGCCGTACGACCATTTCCCGGTGACGGTGAATACCGACGGTGATACCGAGCGGATCATGGCCACGCTCACCGAGGCCGGGGTTCCGGTCCTGCCGCTCACCCATCCCCTCACCGGCAGTGAGGATTTCGGAACCTTCGGTACGGCGGCGGGGTGTCCGTCGGTGTTCTGGCATATCGGCGGGATCGATCCGACCCGGTTCACCGAGGCGGATCAGGCGCTCATGCTCGCCGAACACACGATTCCGCCGCGGTTCCCGTCCAACCATTCCCCGCGTTTCGCACCGGACCCGGCGCAGACGCTCCCGGCGATGATCACGGCCATGGTGACCGCGGCCCGCGCGGAGCTCGCGCGGACCAGCTAG
- a CDS encoding SRPBCC family protein — MTDTVKAEPVEVPHLDVPGVYRIETMTLKEGMPMVLDMTRAVYPHDEIFGEYCTVNEYIDAPPDEVFDYLSDTRSLCEWTYSMRGFERTDTPDLWVSDDRIGSNTRIYTRTESSRATRTVDYHCAWDQGEHLWMIYLMRVVDAQRVLNKPGSVVLWTNCHHPFYDENAYPEAAPEGRPVWVGDFWHLFAAGHLLELRNLKAICEHRHANGLPIKPEWMD; from the coding sequence ATGACCGACACCGTCAAAGCCGAACCGGTCGAGGTACCCCATCTCGATGTCCCGGGCGTGTACCGCATCGAGACCATGACCCTCAAGGAGGGCATGCCCATGGTGCTGGACATGACCCGCGCGGTGTACCCGCACGACGAGATCTTCGGTGAGTACTGCACCGTCAACGAGTACATCGACGCACCGCCGGACGAGGTGTTCGACTACCTCTCCGATACCCGCAGCCTGTGCGAATGGACCTACAGCATGCGGGGTTTCGAGCGCACCGACACCCCGGACCTGTGGGTCTCCGACGATCGGATCGGCTCGAATACCCGTATCTACACCCGCACCGAATCGAGCCGTGCGACCCGCACCGTCGACTACCACTGCGCCTGGGATCAGGGCGAACACCTGTGGATGATCTACCTCATGCGGGTCGTCGACGCGCAGCGGGTGCTGAACAAGCCCGGGTCGGTGGTGCTGTGGACGAACTGCCACCACCCCTTCTACGACGAGAACGCCTACCCCGAAGCCGCGCCGGAGGGCCGTCCGGTGTGGGTCGGTGACTTCTGGCATCTCTTCGCCGCCGGGCACCTGCTGGAACTGCGCAATCTCAAGGCCATTTGCGAACACCGGCACGCCAACGGCCTGCCGATCAAGCCCGAATGGATGGACTGA
- a CDS encoding pyridoxal phosphate-dependent aminotransferase produces the protein MSPLARLGHQLQLNENPYGPPPSVREALSQALSSANRYPEFLPRRLPRLIAERLGVGADHIVVGAGATGVIMHIVQEFGSGGAGVVMAMPTFDGYPILTSMAGGRPVTVPLTPDGRQDLDALAEAIDPGTRLVVLCSPHNPTGTLIAPREFEKFLHRVPTTVTVVLDEAYVDFVAGEDRIEALALVEHHSNLLVLRTFSKAYGLAALRVGYAVGAPGLIDRIARWQLPFGMNALAEVAVRACYAAEAEIEARVEMIAGHRHRLTAGLRELGLSVPDSYANFSYLTLPEPDIDRVAAGLAGADIHVKRYPTGIRITVGDGDATDAVLTTVRSTVQ, from the coding sequence ATGTCACCTCTGGCCCGTCTCGGGCATCAGTTACAGCTCAATGAGAACCCGTACGGTCCACCGCCTTCGGTGCGGGAGGCGCTGTCGCAGGCGCTCTCGTCGGCCAATCGCTATCCGGAGTTCCTGCCGCGGCGGCTGCCCCGGTTGATCGCCGAACGACTCGGGGTGGGCGCCGACCACATTGTGGTCGGGGCCGGGGCCACCGGCGTGATCATGCATATCGTGCAGGAATTCGGTTCCGGGGGAGCTGGTGTCGTCATGGCGATGCCCACCTTCGACGGGTATCCGATTCTGACCAGCATGGCCGGTGGACGGCCGGTGACGGTTCCGCTCACCCCGGACGGGCGGCAGGATCTGGACGCGCTGGCCGAGGCGATCGATCCGGGCACCCGGCTGGTGGTGCTCTGCAGTCCACACAATCCGACCGGAACACTGATCGCGCCAAGGGAATTCGAGAAGTTTCTGCATCGGGTGCCGACCACCGTCACCGTAGTCCTCGATGAGGCGTATGTGGATTTCGTCGCCGGCGAAGACCGTATCGAGGCATTGGCATTGGTCGAACATCATTCGAATCTGCTTGTGCTGCGGACCTTCTCGAAGGCGTACGGGCTCGCGGCGCTGCGGGTCGGGTACGCGGTCGGCGCACCCGGGCTGATCGATCGAATCGCGCGCTGGCAGTTGCCCTTCGGGATGAACGCGCTCGCCGAGGTCGCGGTGCGCGCCTGCTATGCCGCCGAGGCCGAGATCGAGGCCCGGGTGGAGATGATCGCCGGGCATCGGCATCGCCTCACCGCCGGACTGCGGGAGCTCGGTCTGTCGGTACCGGACAGCTACGCCAACTTCTCGTATCTGACGCTGCCCGAACCTGATATCGATCGGGTGGCGGCGGGGCTGGCGGGGGCGGATATCCACGTCAAACGCTATCCGACGGGTATCCGCATCACCGTCGGTGATGGGGACGCCACCGACGCCGTGCTGACCACCGTGCGCAGTACAGTGCAGTAA